One window from the genome of Glycine soja cultivar W05 chromosome 12, ASM419377v2, whole genome shotgun sequence encodes:
- the LOC114380568 gene encoding dynein light chain 2, cytoplasmic-like: MLEGKAVIGETDMLQTMQQDATDLASKALDFFDVTEAIEIARFIKKEFDRMHGPGWQCIVGTDFGSFVTHCCGCFIYFCLGNLAILLFRGSAAPEAHENRFSTLEAAKA; encoded by the exons ATGCTAGAAGGCAAGGCTGTGATTGGTGAGACTGACATGCTTCAGACCATGCAGCAGGATGCTACAGATTTAGCATCCAAAGCACTCGATTTCTTTGATGTCACTGAAGCCATTGAGATTGCCCGATTTATAAAGaag GAATTTGATAGGATGCATGGACCTGGTTGGCAGTGCATTGTAGGCACGGATTTTGGTTCGTTTGTGACTCACTGTTGTGGCTGTTTCATCTATTTCTGCTTAGGCAACTTGGCCATTTTGCTGTTCAGGGGCTCAGCTGCTCCAGAGGCACATGAAAATCGGTTCTCAACACTAGAGGCAGCCAAAGCATAA